One genomic region from Amaranthus tricolor cultivar Red isolate AtriRed21 chromosome 12, ASM2621246v1, whole genome shotgun sequence encodes:
- the LOC130797187 gene encoding UPF0481 protein At3g47200-like, whose amino-acid sequence MGDPNNWVSKSILDKLKSLPALSSNCCIYKVPKSLRMVSEDAYRPLVVSIGPFYYGDPRLVAMEQQKLRYLQSFLQRSAYKNLDYYVQVVRGWEEVARQCYVEPISLPSELFIEMALIDATFIIELLLRGHFREFIEANDHIFNTPRMILEVTRDIRLEENQLPFFILKGLYDLAFDPSSQNRQLPFLDITYRFFIGRDQAIPPTLAMIDVKHLVDFLRVCYLPSTLRIPSPNTKQKFEFTSSVSELSEAGVKFMVGRSENLLDIQFNKGVLEIPKFVVTDDTESLFRNIMVFEQCHYFFDSYIIDYFAFLDSLINTPKDVAILIKSGVIENWLGNNEEVVNLFSKIFKQTRLNSSNFYYSGTCQKLNAYASIRWNQWKAILKHNYFNHPWAVIGVVYAIVMLILTAIQVVTGFK is encoded by the coding sequence ATGGGAGATCCAAACAATTGGGTTTCGAAATCGATACTAGACAAGCTTAAATCTTTGCCAGCACTTTCTTCAAATTGTTGCATCTACAAAGTCCCGAAAAGTCTTCGCATGGTGAGTGAAGATGCTTATCGGCCTTTGGTGGTCTCTATTGGCCCTTTCTACTATGGAGATCCAAGACTAGTAGCTATGGAACAACAGAAATTGAGGTACTTGCAATCTTTTCTTCAACGATCTGCTTATAAAAACTTAGATTATTATGTGCAAGTTGTAAGAGGATGGGAAGAGGTAGCTCGTCAATGTTATGTTGAGCCGATTAGCCTACCTAGTGAACTTTTCATTGAAATGGCGCTCATTGATGCAACATTCATAATTGAGCTTCTTTTAAGGGGCCATTTCCGTGAATTCATTGAGGCAAATGACCATATTTTTAATACACCTAGAATGATCTTAGAAGTCACTCGAGATATAAGGCTCGAAGAAAACCAATTACCATTCTTTATTCTTAAGGGTCTTTATGACCTAGCCTTTGACCCCTCCTCTCAAAATAGGCAACTTCCCTTCCTTGATATTACATATAGGTTTTTCATAGGAAGAGACCAAGCTATCCCTCCCACACTAGCAATGATTGATGTTAAACATTTGGTTGATTTCCTTAGAGTATGTTACTTGCCTTCTACCCTTCGAATTCCATCACCCAATACCAAACAAAAATTTGAGTTTACTTCAAGTGTTAGTGAGCTCAGTGAAGCGGGAGTCAAATTCATGGTGGGAAGAAGTGAGAATTTGCTCGACATACAATTCAACAAAGGGGTTTTGGAGATTCCAAAGTTTGTGGTGACAGATGATACGGAATCCTTGTTTCGAAACATCATGGTATTTGAGCAATGCCATTATTTCTTTGATTCATACATCATTGACTACTTTGCATTCCTTGATAGCTTGATTAACACCCCAAAGGATGTAGCCATACTCATCAAAAGTGGGGTGATAGAGAATTGGCTAGGGAATAATGAAGAAGTGGTTAATCTGTTCAGCAAGATCTTCAAGCAAACAAGGTTGAATAGTTCAAACTTTTACTACTCGGGCACCTGTCAAAAACTCAATGCTTATGCTAGTATTCGTTGGAATCAATGGAAAGCCATACTTAAGCATAACTACTTCAACCATCCTTGGGCTGTTATTGGGGTAGTGTATGCGATTGTGATGTTAATTCTCACTGCCATACAAGTTGTTACTGGCTTCAAATAA
- the LOC130828700 gene encoding protein MAINTENANCE OF MERISTEMS-like, with the protein MERRGWAGVAFDTGKDIMITRQGERWEIVAISSVGGWWWSEGVVRTDKSYPYSLREKEKRNTRFYMSEFQGPEPAPLEWTIVRGPEGRFARGGPSSSAASERAGGSFVDNEPPRGRPSQSTNTDWLVTSPQPGGPTDTRLIPSYGGHIAKLIYDGSERTPPILECRIRKRPVESIIGLRDLSVELVDFLPSTSLGRLPVIMHQHIDFALISAFVERWQPDTNTFHMPWGEMTIMLHDVQRILGISIDGSLPAEPSEAEWEVGITNLVGEPLSELRRKGSFTSGCISVAELMRLCHRSHALDTQTTAYYMAVIGSTLLADKTRTGMRPHPIVVVNDDEQDVAWGAVTLAFLYRQLGMASRAGCKTIAGCLTLLQTWIYEYFPAFRPHPRRDDVPNTTRAEMWTPKKVGRELDRLISFRKVLDSMTETQVEWTPYNCGAAALLNEHPRTTVIGGITCFDVVEVYLPERALRQIGFVQCIPPAPMRPAKRLNLITLNGSEFARTRTYPETNCWLPVLVLFAKEWASRFSPVARLPTRLADLNSRQRHALEIYLNDCRELYDQWQTDQGQGPE; encoded by the exons ATGGAAAGGAGAGGATGGGCCGGTGTTGCATTTGACACAGGTAAGGATATAATGATCACACGACAAGGAGAACGATGGGAAATAGTAGCTATATCATCCGTTGGTGGATGGTGGTGGTCGGAAGGGGTTGTGAGGACGGACAAATCATACCCGTATTCATTAAGAGAGAAGGAAAAGAGGAATACACGTTTTTACATGTCGGAA ttccaaggtcCTGAGCCTGCCCCATTGGAGTGGACTATAGTTCGTGGCCCCGAAGGCAGATTTGCCCGTGGCGGCCCTAGTTCTTCCGCCGCATCTGAGCGTGCAGGAGGaagttttgtcgataatgagccgccacggggcaggccctcacagtccactaacacagactggttagtgacatcaccccagcccggggggccgacagatacgcgactgatccctagctatggcgggcacatagctaaacttatttatgacggctccgagcgtacgcctccgattctggagtgccgtattaggaagagaccggtggagtccatcatcggatTGAGGGATTTGTCCGTTGAGCTAGTCGATTTTCTACCTTCCACTTCCCTCGGTcgactaccggtcattatgcaccagcacatcgactttgctttgatatcggcgttcgtcgagaggtggcagccggatacgaacacctttcacatgccctggggagagatgacgattatgttgcacgacgtgcaacgcatattgggcatttctattgatggttctctgccggctgagccttcggaggcggagtgggaggttggtatcaccaatctggtcggcgagcctctgtctgagcttcgacgtaaaggttcattcaccagcggatgcataagcgttgctgaactgatgcggctgtgtcataggtcgcatGCCTTGGATACCCAGAccacagcgtactacatggctgtcattggctctaccttgttggcggataagaccaggactggcatgcgacctcacccgatagttGTCGTCAACGACGATGAACAGGACGTGGCTTGGGGTGCGGTGACtttggcgttcttgtacaggcagctcggaatggcatctagggctggttgcaagaccattgctggatgcctcacattgctccagacatggatctatgagtacttccccgctttccgccctcatcctcgccgagatgATGTGCCAAACacgactagggcggagatgtggacgcCGAAGAAAGTAGGTCGTGAGCTGGACAGGTTGATATCATTCCGCAAGGTTCTGGACTCAATGACAGAGACTCAG GttgaatggactccctacaattGTGGAGCTGCTGCGttgctgaatgagcacccacgcaccacagtcatcgggggtatcacctgctttgatgttgtggaggtgtatttgccggagcgggcattgcgacagattgggttcgtgcaGTGTATTCCTCCAGCTCCTAtgagaccagccaag agactgaacctaattacgttgaaTGGTTCAGAGTTTGCTCGCACCCGTACATATCCCGAGACGAATTGCTGGCTTCCGGTCCTGGTCCTG TTCGCGAAAGAATGGGCCAGTCGATTCTCTCCAGTGGCAAGACTACCTACGCGGCTTGCGGATTTGAACTcccgtcaacgacatgcgttagaaatataccttaatgattgtagagaaTTATATGATCAATGGCAAACTGATCAAGGGCAAGGCCCTGAATAG